Proteins encoded in a region of the Variovorax sp. PAMC 28711 genome:
- a CDS encoding DNA translocase FtsK: MTYSLNTLQSSSADGQPVRQRAMRFAHEITLIAGFVVLLFWLLAMLSFTPSDAAWSTSGTGGEVKNWAGRLGAWLADGSYFLAGYSVWWCLAAGLRVWLSSLAGWLRGGEVAPAEEPVRGRFNRSRLAFWCGLVLLLCASAMLEWSRLYRLEFRLPGHGGGVLGYFVGPMSVKWMGFTGSALIAIAGGVIGSALVFRFSWSQIAERIGSRVYSLFESRREKREIAADIALGKQAVRERAAAEDMPLMRNDSEVESADEELRIDPPAKPRRAPSPPVQIEPAMTEVPRSERVVKERQKPLFKELPDSKLPQVDLLDAAQVRQETVSADTLEMTSRMIEKKLKDFGVEVRVVLASPGPVITRYEIEPATGVKGSQILGLAKDLARSLSLVSIRVVETIPGKNYMALELPNAKRQSIKLSEILGSQIYNEGKSMLTMGLGKDIIGNPVVADLAKMPHVLVAGTTGSGKSVGINAMILSLLYKAEARDVRLLMIDPKMLEMSVYEGIPHLLAPVVTDMRQAAHGLTWCVAEMERRYKLMSKLGVRNLAGYNTKIDEAKAREEFIYNPFSLTPDDPEPLKREPHIVVVIDELADLMMVVGKKIEELIARLAQKARAAGIHLILATQRPSVDVITGLIKANIPTRIAFQVSSKIDSRTILDQMGAEALLGMGDMLYMPSGTGLPIRVHGAFVSDEEVHRVVAYLKSQGAPDYIEGVLEGGTVDGDGDLMGDGGGDAEKDPMYDQAVEVVLKNRKASISLVQRHLKIGYNRAARLVEDMEKAGLVSSMSGSGQREILVPARAE; the protein is encoded by the coding sequence ATGACCTATTCGCTCAATACGCTTCAATCCTCTTCGGCCGACGGCCAGCCCGTGCGCCAGCGCGCGATGCGCTTCGCTCACGAAATCACGCTGATCGCCGGTTTCGTGGTCTTGCTGTTCTGGTTGCTCGCGATGTTGAGCTTTACCCCGTCCGACGCCGCGTGGTCGACGTCCGGCACCGGCGGCGAGGTGAAAAACTGGGCCGGCAGGCTGGGCGCATGGCTGGCCGACGGCAGTTATTTCCTCGCCGGCTATTCGGTCTGGTGGTGTCTTGCGGCGGGCCTTCGCGTCTGGCTGTCGTCGCTGGCCGGCTGGCTTCGCGGTGGCGAAGTGGCCCCGGCCGAGGAGCCGGTCCGCGGACGCTTCAACCGCAGCCGTCTGGCTTTCTGGTGCGGTCTCGTGTTGCTGCTGTGCGCCAGCGCGATGCTCGAATGGTCTCGCCTCTACCGCCTTGAGTTCCGGCTGCCCGGCCACGGCGGCGGCGTGCTCGGCTACTTTGTCGGACCGATGAGCGTGAAGTGGATGGGATTCACCGGATCGGCCTTGATCGCCATCGCCGGCGGCGTCATCGGATCGGCGCTCGTGTTCCGCTTTTCGTGGAGCCAGATCGCGGAGCGCATCGGCTCGCGCGTCTATTCGTTGTTCGAATCGCGTCGTGAAAAGCGCGAGATCGCGGCGGACATCGCACTGGGCAAACAGGCCGTGCGCGAGCGCGCCGCCGCAGAAGACATGCCGCTGATGCGCAACGACAGCGAAGTCGAATCCGCCGACGAAGAGTTGCGCATCGATCCGCCTGCCAAGCCGCGTCGCGCCCCGTCGCCACCGGTCCAGATCGAACCCGCGATGACCGAAGTGCCGCGCAGCGAACGCGTCGTCAAGGAGCGTCAGAAGCCGCTCTTCAAGGAGTTGCCCGACAGCAAGTTGCCGCAGGTCGATCTGCTCGACGCGGCCCAGGTGCGCCAGGAGACGGTGTCGGCCGACACGCTCGAAATGACGTCTCGCATGATCGAGAAGAAGCTCAAGGATTTCGGTGTCGAGGTGCGCGTCGTGCTGGCATCGCCGGGACCGGTGATCACGCGCTACGAGATCGAGCCGGCCACGGGCGTGAAAGGCTCGCAGATTCTCGGCCTCGCCAAGGACCTTGCGCGGTCGCTGTCGCTGGTGTCGATCCGCGTGGTCGAAACCATTCCGGGCAAGAACTACATGGCGCTCGAACTGCCGAACGCCAAACGCCAGTCGATCAAGCTGAGCGAAATCCTCGGTTCGCAGATCTACAACGAAGGCAAGTCGATGCTCACGATGGGCCTGGGCAAGGACATCATCGGCAACCCCGTGGTGGCCGACCTTGCCAAGATGCCGCACGTGCTGGTGGCCGGCACCACCGGCTCGGGCAAGTCGGTGGGCATCAACGCGATGATCCTGTCGCTGCTCTACAAGGCCGAAGCACGCGACGTCCGCCTGTTGATGATCGATCCGAAGATGCTCGAAATGTCGGTCTACGAAGGCATTCCGCATCTGCTGGCGCCGGTGGTGACCGACATGCGGCAGGCGGCGCACGGCCTCACCTGGTGCGTGGCTGAAATGGAGCGCCGCTACAAGCTGATGAGCAAGCTCGGTGTGCGGAACCTGGCGGGCTACAACACCAAGATCGACGAGGCGAAGGCGCGCGAGGAGTTCATCTACAACCCCTTCAGCCTGACGCCGGACGATCCGGAACCGCTCAAGCGCGAGCCGCACATCGTCGTCGTCATCGACGAACTGGCCGACCTGATGATGGTGGTCGGCAAGAAGATCGAAGAGCTCATCGCCCGCCTGGCGCAGAAGGCGCGCGCGGCCGGCATCCACCTCATCCTGGCCACGCAACGGCCCAGCGTCGACGTGATCACCGGCCTGATCAAGGCCAACATCCCGACCCGCATCGCGTTCCAGGTGTCCAGCAAGATCGACTCCCGAACCATCCTCGACCAGATGGGCGCCGAGGCGCTGTTGGGCATGGGTGACATGCTTTACATGCCGAGCGGTACGGGCTTGCCGATCCGCGTGCATGGTGCGTTCGTCAGCGATGAAGAAGTGCACCGCGTCGTGGCCTATCTGAAGAGCCAGGGCGCGCCGGACTACATCGAAGGCGTGCTCGAAGGGGGAACCGTCGACGGCGACGGCGATCTCATGGGCGACGGGGGCGGCGATGCCGAGAAGGATCCGATGTACGACCAGGCGGTCGAAGTCGTGCTCAAAAATCGCAAGGCCAGCATTTCGCTGGTGCAGCGCCACCTGAAGATTGGCTACAACCGCGCAGCGCGGCTCGTGGAAGACATGGAAAAGGCCGGCCTGGTCAGCTCGATGAGCGGCAGTGGCCAGCGCGAAATCCTGGTTCCGGCGCGCGCCGAATGA
- the lolA gene encoding outer membrane lipoprotein chaperone LolA, whose amino-acid sequence MKKIFATFLLAACAGGAWAGGMESLESFVKTVKSGRADFTQTVTAPPRDGQPGRAKTSTGTFEFQRPGKFKFDYQKPFAQSIVADGKTLWLYDADLNQVTQRAQSQALGSTPAALIAAAPDLRALQADFALEGAPERDGLQWVKATPKTKDGQLQSVQVGFEGDALAALEILDSFGQRSVLKFSKVQVNPALGAGAFAFKAPAGADVIKQ is encoded by the coding sequence ATGAAGAAGATTTTTGCGACGTTTTTGTTGGCTGCCTGCGCAGGCGGGGCCTGGGCGGGCGGCATGGAAAGCCTCGAGTCGTTCGTGAAGACGGTCAAGAGCGGCCGCGCCGATTTCACGCAGACCGTGACCGCGCCGCCGCGCGACGGCCAACCGGGCCGCGCCAAGACGTCGACCGGAACCTTCGAATTCCAGCGCCCCGGCAAATTCAAGTTCGACTATCAGAAGCCGTTTGCCCAGAGCATCGTGGCCGACGGCAAGACGCTGTGGCTCTACGACGCCGACCTCAACCAGGTCACGCAGCGCGCGCAGTCGCAGGCGCTCGGCTCGACGCCGGCTGCACTGATTGCGGCCGCACCCGACCTGCGCGCCCTGCAGGCTGATTTCGCCCTCGAGGGAGCGCCGGAGCGCGACGGCCTGCAGTGGGTCAAGGCCACGCCGAAAACCAAGGACGGCCAACTGCAAAGCGTGCAGGTCGGTTTCGAGGGCGACGCGTTGGCGGCGCTCGAAATCCTCGACAGCTTCGGCCAGCGCTCGGTGCTGAAATTCAGCAAGGTCCAGGTGAATCCGGCGCTGGGCGCCGGCGCGTTCGCGTTCAAGGCGCCCGCCGGCGCCGACGTGATCAAGCAATAG
- a CDS encoding replication-associated recombination protein A, whose amino-acid sequence MASPSAPHQPLAERLRPKTLGEVIGQQHLLGPGMPLRIAFESGQPHSCILWGPPGTGKTTIARLMADAFDAQFLSISAVLGGVKDIREAVERATVARDGLEQRRTIVFVDEVHRFNKSQQDAFLPHVESGLFTFIGATTENPSFEVNSALLSRAAVYVLQPLTEDDLKQIVVRAQAIRAVPAIEDAAVDRLVAYADGDARRLLNTLETLAVAATAEKLDTIADAWLLRVLGERMRRYDKGGEQFYDTISALHKSVRGSDPDASLYWFVRMLDGGADPRYMARRLVRMASEDIGLADPRALRLALDAAEVYERLGTPEGELALAECVIYLAMAPKSNAVYKAYNEVRAFIKKDGTRPVPMHLRNAPTKLMKELDYGKGYRYAHDEQDGFAAGESYLPEGLNAPPFYRPVERGLEIRIAEKLRELRSRNDKA is encoded by the coding sequence GTGGCTTCCCCTTCTGCGCCGCACCAGCCGCTCGCCGAGCGCCTGCGTCCGAAAACCCTCGGCGAGGTCATCGGCCAGCAACACCTGCTGGGGCCCGGCATGCCGCTGCGCATCGCCTTCGAGTCGGGCCAGCCGCACTCCTGCATCCTCTGGGGGCCGCCCGGCACCGGCAAGACCACCATCGCGCGCCTGATGGCCGACGCGTTCGACGCGCAGTTCCTCAGCATCAGCGCGGTGCTGGGTGGCGTGAAGGACATTCGCGAGGCCGTCGAACGCGCGACCGTGGCGCGTGACGGGCTGGAGCAGCGCCGCACGATCGTCTTCGTCGACGAGGTGCACCGCTTCAACAAGAGCCAGCAGGACGCGTTCCTGCCGCATGTGGAGTCGGGGCTTTTCACTTTCATCGGCGCGACGACCGAGAACCCGTCGTTCGAGGTGAATTCGGCTTTGCTCTCGCGGGCGGCCGTCTACGTGCTGCAGCCCCTGACAGAAGACGACCTGAAGCAGATCGTCGTGCGCGCCCAGGCGATCCGCGCTGTGCCCGCGATTGAGGACGCGGCGGTCGACCGGCTCGTGGCCTATGCCGACGGCGATGCGCGTCGCTTGCTCAACACGCTCGAAACGCTGGCCGTCGCGGCCACCGCCGAGAAGCTCGACACCATCGCCGACGCGTGGCTGCTGCGCGTGCTCGGCGAGCGCATGCGTCGCTACGACAAGGGCGGCGAGCAGTTCTACGACACCATCAGCGCGCTCCACAAGTCCGTGCGCGGCAGCGACCCTGACGCCTCGCTCTACTGGTTCGTGCGCATGCTCGACGGTGGCGCCGACCCGCGCTACATGGCGCGCCGGCTTGTCCGCATGGCGAGCGAAGACATCGGGCTGGCCGACCCGCGCGCGTTGCGCCTGGCGCTTGATGCGGCCGAGGTCTACGAGCGGCTCGGCACGCCCGAAGGCGAGCTGGCACTGGCCGAATGCGTCATCTACCTGGCGATGGCGCCGAAGTCGAACGCCGTCTACAAGGCCTACAACGAAGTGCGCGCCTTCATCAAGAAAGACGGCACGCGCCCGGTTCCGATGCATTTGCGCAATGCCCCGACGAAGTTGATGAAGGAACTCGACTACGGCAAGGGCTACCGCTACGCGCACGATGAGCAAGACGGATTCGCCGCCGGGGAAAGCTACCTTCCGGAAGGCCTGAACGCACCGCCGTTCTATCGGCCGGTCGAACGTGGCCTGGAGATCCGGATCGCCGAAAAGCTGCGCGAGCTGCGGTCCCGCAACGACAAGGCCTGA
- a CDS encoding branched-chain amino acid ABC transporter permease: MEILLQQIINGLVLGSMYALIALGYTMVYGIINLINFAHGEVLMVGALTSWTIIGWMQAAMPGTPGWIILIIALLIACVVAGTLNFVIEKLAYRRLRNSPKLAPLITAIGMSILLQTLAMIIWKPTNKPYATLLPSDSINVAGASISPTQIMILVVTAISLAVLTWLVNYTKLGRAMRATAENPRVASLMGIRPDVVISATFVIGAVLAAIAGVMQASNYGIANHSMGFLPGLKAFTAAVFGGIGNLPGAVVGGLVLGLVEVIGAGYLGTLTGDVLGSQHADIFAFVILILTLTVRPSGLLGERVADRA, translated from the coding sequence ATGGAAATATTGCTGCAGCAGATCATCAACGGTCTGGTTCTGGGCAGCATGTATGCCTTGATAGCCTTGGGCTACACCATGGTGTACGGCATCATCAACCTCATCAACTTCGCCCACGGCGAAGTGCTGATGGTGGGCGCACTGACCAGCTGGACGATCATCGGATGGATGCAGGCGGCGATGCCGGGCACGCCGGGATGGATCATCCTCATCATCGCCCTGCTCATTGCCTGCGTGGTCGCCGGCACCCTCAATTTCGTGATCGAGAAGCTGGCCTATCGCCGGCTGCGCAACAGCCCCAAGCTGGCCCCGCTCATCACGGCCATTGGCATGTCGATCTTGCTGCAGACGCTGGCCATGATCATCTGGAAGCCGACCAACAAGCCGTACGCGACCCTGCTGCCTTCGGACTCCATCAACGTGGCCGGCGCGTCGATCTCGCCCACGCAAATCATGATCCTCGTCGTCACCGCCATCTCGTTGGCCGTGCTGACCTGGCTGGTCAACTACACGAAACTCGGCCGCGCGATGCGCGCCACCGCCGAGAACCCGCGCGTCGCGTCGCTCATGGGCATCCGGCCCGACGTGGTGATTTCGGCCACCTTCGTGATCGGCGCGGTGCTCGCGGCCATCGCCGGCGTGATGCAGGCCTCCAACTACGGCATCGCCAACCACTCGATGGGCTTCCTGCCGGGCCTCAAGGCCTTCACCGCGGCCGTGTTCGGCGGCATCGGCAACCTGCCGGGTGCCGTGGTGGGCGGTCTGGTGCTGGGGCTGGTCGAAGTGATCGGTGCCGGCTACCTGGGCACGCTCACCGGCGATGTGCTGGGCAGCCAGCACGCCGACATCTTCGCGTTCGTGATCCTCATCCTCACGCTCACCGTGCGGCCTTCCGGGCTGTTGGGCGAGCGCGTGGCAGACCGGGCTTAA
- a CDS encoding branched-chain amino acid ABC transporter permease, which translates to MQKKKSIVLFILAAIGLIVLPHILQQFGNAWVRIADTALLYCLLALGLNIVVGYAGLLDLGYVAFYAIGAYMYALLNSAQLTDNFPAIAAMFPGGLHTPLLVVIPLALGLAGVFGVLLGAPTLKLRGDYLAIVTLGFGEIIRVFMNTLDHPVNITNGAKGIDGIDAVHFFGLNLGKPLVIGGYTLASVTLYYYLFLVFVIATIIISSRLQNSRVGRGWMAIREDEIAAKAMGINTRNMKLLAFGMGASFGGVSGAMFASFQSAITPESFNLNESVMIVAMVVLGGIGHLPGVVLGAVLLATLPEVLRYVAGPLQSLTDGRLDASILRQLFIALAMIIIMLVRPRGLWPSPEHGKSLDAPAGGPEAIDGSIQQHGSGLEGPSDQVPGGAARPMSINP; encoded by the coding sequence ATGCAAAAGAAAAAGAGCATCGTCCTTTTCATCCTCGCGGCCATCGGCCTCATCGTGCTGCCGCACATCCTGCAGCAGTTCGGCAATGCCTGGGTGCGCATCGCCGACACCGCCTTGCTCTACTGCCTGTTGGCACTCGGCTTGAACATCGTGGTGGGTTACGCCGGTCTGCTCGACCTGGGCTATGTGGCCTTCTATGCGATCGGCGCGTACATGTACGCGTTGCTCAATTCGGCGCAGTTGACCGACAACTTCCCGGCCATCGCCGCGATGTTCCCCGGGGGACTGCACACGCCGCTCCTGGTGGTGATTCCGCTGGCGCTGGGTCTGGCGGGGGTGTTCGGTGTGCTGCTCGGCGCGCCGACGCTCAAACTGCGCGGTGACTACCTGGCCATCGTGACGCTCGGCTTCGGTGAAATCATCCGTGTGTTCATGAACACGCTGGACCATCCGGTCAACATCACGAACGGCGCCAAGGGCATCGACGGAATCGATGCCGTCCATTTCTTCGGTCTCAATTTGGGCAAGCCCCTGGTCATCGGCGGCTACACGCTGGCCTCCGTCACGCTGTACTACTACCTCTTTCTGGTCTTTGTGATCGCCACGATCATCATTTCGAGCCGCTTGCAGAATTCGCGCGTCGGTCGCGGCTGGATGGCGATCCGCGAAGACGAAATCGCCGCCAAGGCGATGGGCATCAACACCCGCAACATGAAGCTGCTGGCCTTCGGCATGGGCGCCAGCTTCGGCGGCGTGTCGGGTGCCATGTTCGCCTCGTTCCAGAGTGCCATCACGCCGGAGTCCTTCAATCTGAACGAGTCGGTGATGATCGTCGCGATGGTCGTGCTCGGCGGCATCGGCCACCTGCCGGGTGTGGTCCTTGGCGCGGTCCTGCTGGCCACGCTGCCCGAAGTGCTGCGCTACGTGGCGGGTCCGCTCCAGTCGCTGACCGATGGCCGGCTCGACGCCTCGATCCTGCGCCAGCTCTTCATCGCGCTGGCCATGATCATCATCATGCTGGTGCGTCCGCGTGGCCTCTGGCCTTCGCCGGAACACGGCAAGTCGCTCGACGCCCCGGCCGGTGGGCCGGAAGCGATCGACGGTTCGATCCAGCAACACGGCTCGGGCCTCGAAGGCCCGTCCGACCAGGTGCCCGGTGGCGCTGCCCGTCCGATGTCGATCAATCCCTGA
- a CDS encoding ABC transporter ATP-binding protein produces MTETILEVRGISKRFGGLQALSDVGITIKRGQVYGLIGPNGAGKTTFFNVITGLYTPDSGSFELGGKPYQPTAVHEVAKAGIARTFQNIRLFAEMTALENVMVGRHVRTNSGVFGAILRTRSFKAEEAAIAKRARELLDYVGVGKYADFKARTLSYGDQRRLEIARALATDPKLIALDEPAAGMNATEKVQLRELIDRIRKDNRTVLIIEHDVKLIMGLCDRVTVLDYGKQIAEGVPADVQKNEKVIEAYLGTGGH; encoded by the coding sequence ATGACTGAAACCATCCTCGAGGTGCGTGGCATCTCCAAACGTTTCGGCGGCCTGCAAGCGCTGTCGGACGTCGGCATCACGATCAAGCGCGGTCAGGTGTACGGCCTGATCGGCCCCAACGGCGCCGGCAAAACCACGTTCTTCAACGTGATCACCGGGCTCTACACGCCGGACAGCGGCAGCTTCGAACTCGGTGGCAAGCCCTACCAGCCGACCGCCGTGCACGAAGTGGCGAAGGCAGGCATTGCGCGCACCTTCCAGAACATCCGGCTCTTCGCCGAAATGACGGCGCTCGAAAACGTGATGGTCGGGCGCCACGTGCGCACGAATTCCGGCGTGTTCGGGGCCATCCTGCGCACGCGCAGCTTCAAGGCCGAAGAGGCCGCGATCGCCAAGCGCGCACGCGAACTGCTCGACTACGTCGGCGTCGGCAAGTACGCGGACTTCAAGGCGCGCACGCTGAGCTACGGCGACCAGCGCCGCCTGGAGATTGCCCGCGCGCTTGCCACCGACCCGAAGCTCATCGCGCTCGACGAGCCGGCCGCCGGCATGAATGCGACCGAAAAGGTCCAGCTGCGCGAGCTGATCGACCGGATCCGCAAGGACAACCGCACGGTGCTGATCATCGAACACGACGTGAAGCTCATCATGGGCTTGTGCGACCGCGTCACGGTGCTCGACTACGGCAAACAGATCGCGGAAGGCGTACCCGCCGATGTGCAGAAGAACGAAAAGGTGATCGAGGCTTACCTCGGCACCGGAGGACATTGA
- a CDS encoding ABC transporter ATP-binding protein produces MAQTLLKVSGLKVAYGGIQAVKGVDFEVREGELVSLIGSNGAGKTTTMKAITGTLPHLGGSIEFLGKSIKGRGAWDLVKEGLVMVPEGRGVFTRMTITENLQIGAFIRSDKDAIAEDMEKVFATFPRLKERATQLSGTMSGGEQQMLAMGRALMARPKVLLLDEPTMGLSPIMCDKIFEVVQTVAAQGVTILLVEQNANRALGLADRGYVMESGLITMSGDAKVMLNDPKVRAAYLGE; encoded by the coding sequence ATGGCGCAAACCCTGTTGAAAGTCAGCGGCCTGAAGGTCGCTTACGGCGGCATCCAGGCCGTCAAGGGCGTGGATTTCGAAGTGCGCGAAGGCGAACTCGTGTCGCTCATCGGCTCCAACGGCGCCGGCAAGACCACCACGATGAAGGCCATCACCGGCACGTTGCCGCACCTGGGCGGCTCCATCGAATTCCTCGGCAAGAGCATCAAGGGCCGTGGCGCCTGGGACCTCGTCAAGGAAGGCCTGGTCATGGTGCCGGAAGGCCGTGGCGTGTTCACGCGCATGACCATCACCGAGAACCTGCAGATCGGCGCCTTCATCCGCAGCGACAAGGACGCCATTGCCGAAGACATGGAAAAGGTGTTCGCCACCTTCCCGCGGCTGAAGGAACGCGCCACGCAGCTGTCGGGCACGATGTCCGGTGGCGAGCAGCAGATGCTGGCCATGGGCCGCGCGCTGATGGCGCGTCCCAAGGTGCTGTTGCTCGACGAGCCGACCATGGGCCTGTCGCCGATCATGTGCGACAAGATTTTCGAGGTCGTGCAAACGGTGGCGGCGCAGGGCGTGACGATTCTGCTGGTCGAGCAGAACGCGAACCGCGCGCTCGGCCTGGCCGATCGCGGCTACGTCATGGAGTCGGGTCTCATCACCATGAGCGGCGACGCGAAGGTGATGCTGAACGACCCGAAGGTGCGCGCCGCCTACCTCGGCGAATAG
- a CDS encoding PrsW family intramembrane metalloprotease: MSEPLGGSAVGIDSFFQPRRVAFWVLAAFIANGIFYTGTLFAMGLRVVPVTALLGLAVWAAYTLLLLVAFRTLDLLEQHAPEAFVLAFAWGGFGAVYFAAPANVAIQSLCAKLVSPEFAAVWGPAVAAPITEEFLKIAGVVLLILLARNQFQTHLSVLIVGALAGLGFQVVENLNATVNASLHFPLENQVRPVLLNLLTRGLMSGLWSHAAYTTIASYGIAWFLLHPQRGVPVRLLVALLCFALAWAMHFAWNSPLLEDLFGNSWMDMTLLLAIKGMPTAIAAGLFWHVAARENGAWLHTLAATFVPERDLIRDDEWLGLGAPLTRYRARRAMGHAFGARARLLKTRLQREQLRLIRKAATSGRGPQTLRHEVEVRRLRAELDALTVTAV, encoded by the coding sequence GTGAGCGAGCCACTTGGCGGATCCGCGGTCGGCATCGATTCGTTCTTCCAGCCGCGCCGCGTTGCGTTCTGGGTGCTCGCGGCCTTCATCGCCAACGGCATTTTCTACACCGGCACCCTGTTCGCGATGGGCCTTCGGGTGGTGCCCGTGACCGCATTGCTCGGCCTCGCCGTGTGGGCCGCGTACACGCTGTTGCTTCTCGTCGCTTTCCGCACGCTGGACCTGCTGGAGCAGCACGCGCCCGAAGCCTTCGTGCTGGCCTTTGCGTGGGGCGGCTTCGGAGCGGTGTATTTCGCCGCGCCGGCCAACGTCGCCATCCAGAGCCTTTGCGCCAAGCTGGTGTCGCCCGAATTCGCGGCCGTGTGGGGGCCGGCCGTCGCAGCGCCGATCACCGAAGAATTCCTGAAGATCGCGGGCGTCGTCCTGCTGATCCTGCTCGCGCGCAACCAGTTCCAGACGCACCTGTCCGTGTTGATCGTGGGTGCCCTGGCCGGACTGGGATTCCAGGTGGTCGAGAACCTGAACGCCACCGTCAACGCCTCGCTGCATTTCCCGCTGGAAAACCAGGTGCGCCCCGTGCTGCTCAACCTGCTGACGCGCGGGCTGATGAGCGGGCTCTGGAGTCATGCGGCCTACACGACCATCGCGTCGTACGGCATTGCGTGGTTCCTGCTCCACCCTCAGCGGGGGGTGCCCGTGCGGCTCCTGGTCGCGCTGCTGTGCTTCGCGCTCGCCTGGGCCATGCACTTCGCGTGGAACTCGCCGCTGCTGGAGGATTTGTTCGGCAATAGCTGGATGGACATGACGCTGCTGCTCGCCATCAAGGGCATGCCGACGGCCATCGCGGCCGGGCTGTTCTGGCACGTGGCCGCGCGCGAGAACGGGGCTTGGCTGCACACGCTGGCGGCCACGTTCGTGCCGGAGCGCGACCTGATTCGCGACGACGAATGGCTTGGCCTCGGCGCGCCGCTCACGCGCTACCGGGCTCGCCGGGCGATGGGCCACGCCTTCGGCGCGCGGGCACGTCTGCTGAAGACGCGGCTGCAGCGCGAGCAGCTGAGACTGATTCGCAAGGCTGCCACCTCCGGGCGCGGGCCGCAGACGCTGCGCCACGAAGTCGAGGTACGGCGCCTGCGCGCCGAGCTGGATGCGCTGACCGTGACGGCGGTCTGA
- a CDS encoding Bug family tripartite tricarboxylate transporter substrate binding protein: MKRRTLATWIALGALAASPMAQAQPAGRPIRLVVPYAAGGPIDVTARVLAERVKDSLGTVIIDNKPGAGGNIGADAVARAAPDGLTIGIAATATNAVNPWLYSKMPFNAATDFAPITQMVSVPNVLVMNAETAQRLKIDTVADLIRYAKANPAKLNYGSGGNGSAGHLAGELFKKEAGIFAVHIPYNGGNPAQLALLSGQVDFNFDNLATAAPNIRAGKLKAIAVTTLKRSASLPDVPPVSDTLKGFSIDTWWGLVAPAGTPHDVVVKLNQAFVAALNSPETKTRFATLLAEPVSSTPEQFAAFMKSELGKYEKVVKATGAKVD; the protein is encoded by the coding sequence ATGAAAAGACGCACCCTCGCCACCTGGATCGCGCTCGGCGCACTCGCCGCCTCCCCGATGGCGCAAGCGCAGCCGGCCGGCCGGCCCATCCGCCTCGTCGTGCCCTATGCGGCCGGCGGCCCCATCGACGTCACCGCGCGCGTTCTGGCCGAACGCGTGAAGGATTCGCTGGGCACGGTCATCATCGACAACAAGCCGGGCGCTGGCGGCAACATTGGCGCCGACGCCGTGGCCAGGGCGGCGCCCGACGGCCTCACGATCGGCATCGCGGCCACGGCGACGAACGCGGTCAACCCGTGGCTCTACAGCAAGATGCCGTTCAACGCGGCGACCGACTTCGCGCCCATCACGCAGATGGTGAGCGTGCCGAATGTGCTGGTGATGAACGCCGAGACGGCGCAGCGCCTGAAGATCGACACCGTGGCCGACCTCATCCGCTACGCGAAGGCCAATCCCGCCAAGCTCAACTACGGCAGCGGCGGCAACGGCAGCGCCGGCCACCTCGCCGGCGAGCTGTTCAAGAAGGAAGCGGGCATCTTCGCGGTGCACATTCCATACAACGGGGGCAATCCCGCGCAGTTGGCGCTGCTCTCGGGCCAGGTCGATTTCAACTTCGACAACCTCGCGACGGCCGCGCCCAACATCCGGGCCGGCAAGCTGAAGGCGATCGCGGTGACGACGTTGAAGCGCAGTGCATCGCTGCCCGATGTGCCGCCGGTCTCGGACACGCTCAAGGGTTTCTCGATCGACACCTGGTGGGGACTGGTCGCGCCGGCCGGCACGCCGCACGACGTGGTCGTGAAACTGAACCAGGCCTTTGTCGCGGCGCTCAATTCGCCCGAGACGAAGACGCGCTTCGCCACGCTGCTGGCCGAACCCGTGTCGAGCACGCCGGAGCAGTTCGCTGCGTTCATGAAGAGCGAACTCGGCAAGTACGAAAAGGTCGTGAAGGCCACCGGCGCGAAGGTGGACTGA